The Sesamum indicum cultivar Zhongzhi No. 13 linkage group LG1, S_indicum_v1.0, whole genome shotgun sequence genome includes a window with the following:
- the LOC105164035 gene encoding MAR-binding filament-like protein 1-1: MGFATGSSSFLHHSLFPPPSSPCILQPPFSPRNGLTPRKNRTAISCSHQEITPKDEDFCKRRAILFVGFSLIPLLNMRAEAVEGIAAESTEIRTLDQKQKAEQSVQGKSSQNPFLSLLNGLGFLGSGVLAALYASLKKEKAASDATIESINVKLKEKEATISFLEKKFESELLNEKEARNKALAKANEEKQSLVNQLDLANRTITSLGQDLRKEKSLVEERTIQVEHLEVYLQKAGDEKRELQELLKEKLDSVAALQERVISLSSEIKDKDDNLQKVNSKLVEKERELSQLSSIYQQAQEQLSSLNSEIQQLKDVLQEKEKELDLKNLALNNLKAELTSSLAERDESHKKLEAVLKEYDQFKSSAEKKAASDAKLLGEREEALHQLEEQLEVAKNDVNKSNVLISDLTQEKDNLTEMLNIELKNVKHLEQELKITQESLENSRSEASDLAKQLQESRLLCSELEDKVSRIQVEFSETRDSLEREVNEVKLGAELIAGELRSTKELLSKSNDELQMISQELAAKVQRCEILEKELDHTHRKAESAALALEVEKNVVASLNKELKVLETQISRDREARKSLEADLEDATKSLDEMNQETLKLSRELELASSRISSIEDEKEALYRSLDEQKQVSQEVRENLEDAHNLIMRLGNERDGLEKRGKKLEEELASAKGEILRLRSQMNASKNPAIDQHEQKLEVGSKSDASPRRVTRRRKVNQQREDL; this comes from the exons ATGGGCTTTGCAACAGGGAGTTCTTCATTTCTCCATCATTCCCTCTTCCCCCCGCCCTCTTCGCCCTGTATTTTGCAACCTCCATTCTCCCCGAGGAATGGGCTCACTCCGAGAAAGAATAGAACAGCCATATCTTGCTCACACCAAGAAATTACACCAAAAGATGAGGATTTTTGCAAGAGGAGAGCGATTCTTTTCGTGGGGTTTTCTCTAATTCCGTTGCTTAATATGAGGGCGGAGGCTGTTGAAGGAATTGCTGCAG AAAGTACCGAAATAAGGACACTTGATCAGAAACAAAAAGCAGAG CAATCAGTTCAGGGAAAGTCGTCCCAAAACCCGTTTCTTTCACTTCTCAATGGACTTGGATTTTTGGGATCAGGCGTGCTTGCTGCTCTCTATGCATcattaaagaaggaaaaggctGCTTCAGATGCAACCATAGAATCT ATCAATGTtaaattgaaggaaaaagaagcTACGATCAGTTTTCTGGAGAAAAAGTTTGAATCAGAGCTattgaatgagaaagaagCGCGAAATAAAGCCCTTGCAAAAGCGAATGAAGAGAAACAGTCGTTAGTTAATCAATTGGATCTTGCAAATCGGACAATAACAAGCCTTGGACAGGATTTGCGAAAAGAGAAAAGTTTAGTTGAAGAGCGAACTATCCAAGTTGAGCATCTTGAAGTCTACCTCCAAAAGGCTGGGGACGAGAAAAGGGAACTTCAAGAACTGTTGAAGGAGAAGCTAGATTCTGTAGCAGCCTTGCAAGAACGGGTAATTTCACTTTCCTCTGAGATCAAGGACAAGGACGACAATTTACAGAAAGTTAATTCCAAACTTGtcgaaaaagaaagagagttGAGTCAATTGAGCTCTATTTATCAGCAAGCGCAAGAACAACTAAGTAGTTTGAATTCAGAGATCCAACAACTGAAAGATGTACTCCaggagaaggaaaaggaaCTTGATTTAAAGAACTTAGCCTTGAATAATCTGAAGGCCGAGTTAACTTCTTCACTTGCTGAGAGAGATGAATCTCATAAAAAGCTCGAGGCTGTTCTAAAGGAGTATGATCAGTTCAAGTCATCCGCAGAAAAGAAGGCAGCTTCAGATGCCAAGCTTTTgggagaaagagaagaagcACTTCACCAGCTTGAGGAACAACTTGAGGTTGCTAAGAACGACGTGAATAAAAGCAATGTTTTGATTTCAGATTTGACCCAGGAGAAAGACAATTTAACAGAAATGCTGAACATTGAGTTGAAAAATGTGAAGCATCTAGAACAGGAACTCAAGATCACACAAGAAAGTTTGGAGAACTCTAGATCTGAAGCTTCTGACTTGGCAAAACAGTTGCAGGAGTCGAGACTCTTGTGCTCGGAGCTTGAAGACAAGGTCTCTAGGATTCAGGTTGAGTTTAGTGAAACTAGAGACTCATTAGAGAGGGAAGTTAATGAAGTAAAACTTGGTGCAGAGCTCATAGCAGGAGAATTACGGTCAACAAAAGAGCTGCTGAGCAAATCGAACGACGAGCTGCAAATGATATCCCAAGAACTGGCTGCTAAAGTGCAAAGATGTGAGATTTTGGAGAAAGAACTCGATCATACCCACAGGAAAGCCGAAAGTGCAGCTCTTGCTCTGGAGGTGGAAAAGAACGTCGTTGCTTCTTTGAACAAAGAGTTAAAGGTTCTCGAAACTCAAATTTCCAGAGACCGGGAAGCACGAAAAAGTCTTGAAGCAGATTTAGAAGATGCTACCAAATCTCTTGATGAGATGAATCAAGAAACATTAAAGCTGTCAAGGGAACTAGAGCTTGCTAGTTCTCGGATATCAAGCATAGAGGATGAGAAAGAGGCGCTCTACAGGTCCCTTGACGAGCAAAAGCAGGTATCTCAAGAAGTTCGAGAAAACTTGGAAGACGCCCATAACTTGATTATGAGGCTTGGAAACGAGAGGGATGGTCTGGAAAAGAGAGGAAAGAAACTAGAAGAGGAATTAGCTTCCGCAAAGGGAGAAATACTGCGGCTAAGGAGTCAAATGAACGCGTCAAAAAATCCTGCGATCGATCAGCATGAGCAAAAACTGGAAGTGGGAAGCAAATCTGATGCTTCCCCTAGAAGAGTTACTCGGAGGAGAAAGGTTAACCAGCAGCGAGAAGATTTGTAG
- the LOC105164047 gene encoding protein SYS1 homolog isoform X1, with protein MFYGAVAWDPWLIVAQIVCLQCLYYLSLGVFLSILVGPRASKMSLVYFFDFATVTASTAVGWCVMASIFLSSVAGAGFLVYLVERAKKCLDFSATLFIIHLLICFFYGGWPSSVTWWVVNITSLAVMALLGEYLCMRRELREIPIGRYRSNYHHLYNHDGISIILFQESSLDADV; from the exons ATGTTCTATGGTGCGGTGGCGTGGGATCCATGGCTAATAGTGGCGCAAATCGTGTGCCTTCAATGTCTCTACTATCTCAGTTTGGGGGTGTTCTTGTCGATTCTTGTCGGGCCGAGGGCGTCCAAGATGAGCCTGGTgtatttctttgattttgctACGGTTACTGCCTCCACAGCTGTTGGATGGTGCGTTATGGCTTCCATCTTTCTCAGCTCTGTTGCAGG AGCTggatttttagtttatttagtTGAAAGGGCAAAGAAATGCTTGGACTTTTCTGCTACCCTTTTTATCATCCACCTTTTGATTTGCTTCTTCTATGGAGGTTGGCCCTCATCAGTGACGTGGTGGGTTGTGAATATTACCAGCCTAGCAGTGATGGCATTGTTAGGTGAATATTTGTGCATGAGGCGTGAATTACGTGAAATCCCGATTGGAAGATATAGATCGA ATTATCATCATCTTTATAACCACGATGGAATcagcataattttatttcaagaatcGTCTCTTGATGCAGATGTTTGA
- the LOC105164047 gene encoding protein SYS1 homolog isoform X2, with the protein MFYGAVAWDPWLIVAQIVCLQCLYYLSLGVFLSILVGPRASKMSLVYFFDFATVTASTAVGWCVMASIFLSSVAGAGFLVYLVERAKKCLDFSATLFIIHLLICFFYGGWPSSVTWWVVNITSLAVMALLGEYLCMRRELREIPIGRYRSNV; encoded by the exons ATGTTCTATGGTGCGGTGGCGTGGGATCCATGGCTAATAGTGGCGCAAATCGTGTGCCTTCAATGTCTCTACTATCTCAGTTTGGGGGTGTTCTTGTCGATTCTTGTCGGGCCGAGGGCGTCCAAGATGAGCCTGGTgtatttctttgattttgctACGGTTACTGCCTCCACAGCTGTTGGATGGTGCGTTATGGCTTCCATCTTTCTCAGCTCTGTTGCAGG AGCTggatttttagtttatttagtTGAAAGGGCAAAGAAATGCTTGGACTTTTCTGCTACCCTTTTTATCATCCACCTTTTGATTTGCTTCTTCTATGGAGGTTGGCCCTCATCAGTGACGTGGTGGGTTGTGAATATTACCAGCCTAGCAGTGATGGCATTGTTAGGTGAATATTTGTGCATGAGGCGTGAATTACGTGAAATCCCGATTGGAAGATATAGATCGA ATGTTTGA
- the LOC105164657 gene encoding probable sulfate transporter 3.4, with the protein MGTMLSEAVSYTAEPALYLKLAFTSTFFAGLFQASLGFLRLGFIIDFLSKATLVGFMAGAAIIVSLQQLKGLLGIVHFTSKMQIIPVLSSVFNHRNEWSWQTITIGIIFLALLLTTRHISSRRPRLFWISAAAPLTSVILSTILVVCLKSKLHDIQTIGQLPKGLNPPSARMLLFTGGHLALTIKTGITTGVLSLTEGIAVGRTFAALKNYQVNGNKEMVAIGLMNIAGSCSSCYITTGSFSRSAVNYNAGAQSGVSNIIMAGAVLITLLFLMPLFRYTPNLILAAIIITAAVGLIDYGAAYKLWKVDKLDFVACLCSFFGVLFISVALGLAIAVGISVFKILLNVTRPNTVSLGNIPGTQIYQNRSRYTQAVRVPSFLILGIEAPIYFANSTYLQERILRWIREEEQWLASNDICDLRCVILDMTAVTAIDTSGLDMISELRKMLDNRSLKLVLANPVGSVMEKLHKSNVLELFHFEGLYLTVGEAVSDISSSWKDQP; encoded by the exons ATGGGCACGATGCTAAGTGAAGCTGTTTCTTACACAGCGGAACCTGCTCTCTACCTTAAACTGGCTTTCACATCAACATTCTTTGCAGGACTGTTCCAGGCTTCTCTAGGTTTCCTAAG GTTAGGATTTATTATCGATTTTCTGTCAAAGGCAACTCTAGTTGGCTTCATGGCAGGTGCAGCAATCATTGTTTCATTGCAACAGCTAAAAGGGCTACTTGGGATAGTCCATTTCACATCCAAGATGCAAATAATTCCCGTGTTGTCTTCTGTCTTTAATCACAGAAATGAG TGGTCTTGGCAAACAATTACGAttggaattatttttctgGCCTTGTTACTGACAACTAGGCACATT AGCTCAAGAAGACCAAGACTGTTTTGGATTTCGGCAGCTGCTCCATTAACATCAGTTATTCTCTCTACCATCCTAGTAGTCTGTCTCAAGTCCAAACTTCACGACATTCAAACT ATTGGCCAATTGCCTAAGGGTCTGAATCCACCATCTGCACGCATGCTGCTCTTTACCGGTGGTCATCTGGCTCTAACAATCAAAACTGGTATCACCACTGGAGTACTTTCTCTGACA GAAGGCATTGCGGTAGGGAGGACATTTGCTGCTCTGAAAAACTACCAAGTTAACGGCAACAAAGAAATGGTGGCCATTGGCCTCATGAACATAGCTGGCTCTTGTTCTTCATGTTACATCACCACTG GTTCGTTTTCGCGATCTGCTGTGAATTATAATGCTGGAGCACAATCTGGGGTGTCAAACATTATAATGGCTGGAGCCGTTCTCATAACTTTGTTGTTTCTCATGCCACTCTTCCGTTACACTCCCAATCTCATCCTGGCAGCCATTATCATAACAGCTGCAGTAGGCCTGATCGATTATGGGGCTGCATACAAACTATGGAAAGTTGACAAGCTCGACTTCGTAGCTTGCTTGTGTTCCTTCTTTGGCGTTCTGTTTATCTCAGTGGCTCTTGGTCTTGCTATAGCA GTTGGAATTTCAGTTTTCAAGATTCTGTTGAATGTAACAAGGCCAAACACGGTTTCTCTGGGGAACATTCCCGGAActcaaatatatcaaaaccGTAGCAGATACACGCAAGCTGTTAGAGTTCCATCTTTTCTTATCCTTGGCATCGAGGCTCCCATTTACTTTGCGAATTCCACTTACCTACAAGAAAG AATCTTGAGATGGATCAGGGAAGAGGAGCAGTGGCTGGCATCAAACGACATATGTGATTTGAGATGTGTGATTCTTGACATGACCG CTGTGACGGCAATAGACACAAGCGGTCTCGACATGATCAGCGAACTCAGAAAGATGCTCGACAACCGATCACTCAAG CTCGTCTTGGCAAATCCCGTTGGAAGTGTAATGGAGAAACTGCATAAATCCAATGTCTTGGAGTTGTTCCACTTTGAAGGACTATACTTGACGGTCGGAGAAGCTGTATCCGACATCTCTTCTTCATGGAAGGATCAACCTTGA